GCTGACCTTTCACTAGATAACTATAGAGTTAACATAGATGTTTCAACTACTTTGGTAGAAAATCATCTCTTAGCAAATCCGACTCTATCAGGATTTTTTGTGGTGGAAGATAGACAAATTATTGGGGTTGTTTCTCGGCAAAAATTCTTTGAAATTATGAGTAAAGAATATGCCAGAGATATATATACTAAACGACCAATTAAACTATTTGTTAAAAATAACAATTATCAGTCGTTAAAAATTGATGTTTATACAGAAATAAATGACGCAGTTCAAAAAGCCTTAGCTCGTCCTCCCAAATATATTTATAGTCCTATTGTGGTCACAGAAGATGATCAAGAAATAGGAATGTTGGAGTTAAGTTCTTTGATTTTGGCTCAAGCTCAAATGTTTTCTACTATTAATGAAAAATTAATTAGCCAAGAAAGAGATTTGAGACGTTACGCTCGAAAAATAGAAAAAGAAAAAGAGAAAGTTAAGGAATATTCTGAACAGTTAGAGGAACAACAGATTAATTTACAAACCAGTAATAAGTTGTTGAAAACTCAAACGGAAAGACTAGAAGAACAAAAAGAAGAATTATCGAAACAAAGTCGTGAAATTCATCTTTTGAATAAAAGTTTTGCTGATTTAGGTTCTTTACTTTCTAGGAAGGGGAAAAATACATTTAATTCTTTGGCAAAAAGTATTGATTCTATTATTCATTTTACGGGGGAAGTTAATCAAGTTTGTGATAGTTTTAGGGAAAAATTTAAAGGTATTGATCGTAGTACATTTTTAATTGAAAGAATTAGTAAAAAAGTAGATAATTTATCGCAACAAGTTTCTATTGTTTCGGCAAATTTACCCTCTGATAATAGTCGCAGTAGTTCTTTTAAGGTAATTGCAGATGAGATTGCAAGTTTAGGAACTCAAATTAGTGAGGCGAATACCACTATTAATAGTATGGCACAACAATTAAAGCCTGAAATTAAATTTTTATTGAAAATTTCTGAAAAAAATAAGACTGTGGTTAAAAATTTAGAACGAGATGCCCAAGGTACTCAGTCGGCTTTGAATGATTTAACTAAATTAATTGGTCAGGGGAAGAATGATTAAGAAAATAAGTTATTTTAGTGGTTTTATTGGGGCTAATTTTGGGAGTCTACTTTTAGAGTTTTTAATCACTATTCTTGGTTTTGTTCCTATTTTTATTACCTTGGGAATTTCCTTGATTTTTGTCAATCAAACTTGGCAATTTTTTGGGGAGGTTTCAGTGGTTGATTTTTTAACCAGTACGGAATGGACTCCTAATTTTACTAATCCTCAATTCGGGATTATTGTATTGTTATCAGGAACTTTTTTGATAACATTAATTGCGTTATTAGTAGCGATTCCTTTGGGGCTTTTGGCGGCTATTTATTTGTCAGAATATGCTCCTAAAAATGTCAAAAGATTTTTCAAAATAGCTCTGGAATCTTTGGGGGGTATTCCGGGGGTTGTGTATGGTTATTTTGCGTTGCTTTTTCTCACTCCTTTGTTACGAAGTAGTATTTTTCCTTCTATGGGTGGTTTTAATGCTCTAAGTGCGGGGATATGTGTGGGTATCTTAATCATTCCCATTATTTCTTCTTTGACGGAGGATGCTTTGACGGCGATTTCTGATGATTTACGCAATTCTGCCTACGCCCTTGGTATGACTAAGTTGGAAATGATTTATAAGGTGTTGTTACCTTTGGCTTATCCTGCGATTTTGTCTTCTTTTACTTTGGCGACTTCTGTAGCATTGGGGGAGACAATGATAGTGGCGATCGCCTCTGGACAAAGACCAAATTTAACATTAAATCCTTTAGAACCCATTGAAACGATTACCTCATTTATTATCAAAATAAGTTTAGGTTCGGTTCAATTTGACTCTTTATTATTTAAGACAATTTTTACTTTGGGATTTATCCTCTTTGTGGTAACATTTACCCTAAATAGTATTAGTTATTGGTTACAAAATAAAGCAGAAAAACAACTATTTTCTTTTACCAAAAGCGTTTCTAAAATTGCACAAAAAGAATCTATCCAATCATTTCTAACTTCAGAAAATACGACTCTAACTTATAGTAGTAAAAATGAAACAAAATCACCTCTTTTTAACCTTGACTTAAAAAAACCCATTGCCAAAAATAGATTATGGTGCGATCGCACCTTTACCATTCTTGCTTTTCTCGGTGCTAGTTTTGGTGTCATCTTCATCACCATCCTACTTTGGAATCTATCCCAAACAGGATTAGAAAAAATCAACTGGTCATTTTTAACCAGCTTCGCCTCCCGCCGTGCCCAAGACTCTGGGATACTCTCCGCCTTGGTGGGCAGTTTATGGCTATTTGTGCTTACCCTAATCATGGTAATTCCCCTAGGAGTTGGCAGTGCCATTTACCTCGAAGAATATCGGAAAAACAAGCGTATTGATAGCATTCTCGAAATCAGTATTGCCAACCTCGCCGCCATCCCCTCCATCCTTTACGGATTATTAGGTTTAGAAATTTTTGTCCGCTGGATGAGCCCCATTACAGGAGGCACTACCATTCTCTCAGGTGCCATGGTATTAACCGTCATGAGTTTACCCACCCTGATAATTGCCAGTCGTAGCGCCATCAAAACCAGTAGTAAACGTTTGCGCCATGGCGGTTATGCCCTAGGCATGACAAAACAGGAAGTCTTGCAAAAACTGATTCTCCCCTCCGCTTTGCCCGGTATTTTAACAGGAGTGCTACTTTCCCAAGCCAGAGCATTAGCCGAAACCGCCGCCTTGATTGGGGTAGGAGTTGCCGCTTCCGTGCGTTTTTTGCCTCCCCTTTCATGGGAAGGATTACAAAGTAGATATACCACCTTGCCCGTGCAGATTTTTAATTGGTTACAAAACCCTAATCAAGAAGTGCAACAACTGGCCGCCGCCGCCACCATTGTTTTAGTGGTAATTTTGATTATTTTGAATTTATTTTCTGTGTTAATTCGGGAATATTTTTCTAATTTACAACGTAATTAATTTATTATTTTTCTCAGAGGATATTATGGACAATTCACCACCTATCATTACAGTACAAAATTTATCAGTTTTTCATGAACAAAATCCTCTTTTAGTAGGAATCAATTTGGAGATTGAAGCCAATAAAGTTACGGGAGTTATTGGACGTTCTGGCTGTGGAAAAAGTATGTTATTAAGATGTTTTAATCGTCTCAATGATTTGATCGAGGGAATAAATGTCAAAGGTAAAGTTTACTTTCATAATCAAAATATTTATTCTAATCAAATTCAACCCATCCAAGTACGCCGTAACATCGGCATGGTATTTCAACGCCCTACCCCTTTTCCCACCTCCATCTACGAAAATATTGCCATGGGGTTAAAAGTCAATGGTTATGGTCAAAATCTTGATGCCATGGTGGAAGATGCCCTCAAGCGAGTAGGTTTATGGCAAGAAGTAAAAAACAATCTGCGTAAAAATGCCATGTTGTTATCGGGAGGACAAAAACAGCGATTATGTATTGCAAGGGCGATCGCCCTTCAACCAGAAGTGATATTATTAGATGAACCATGTTCGGCGCTAGACCCCATTTCCACCGTAGAAATCGAAAACCTGATCTACGACCTCAAAAAAGACTATACCATCATCATGAGCGCCCATGACCTCAAACAAATTGCCAGAGTATGTGATGAAGTAATTTATCTTGACGTAAAAGAAGATACATCAGGGCAAAGAGTCGGTTTCCTTGTGGAACAAAACTCCGTGGAAAAAATCTTCCTTAGCCCAGATCAAGTACAAACCCTCAATTATACCCGTGGTGTTGTTCTTCAAAATGATATTTAAAACATATATATTTTTTGATATTTTTTTTGCGATCATTAACTGATAAAAGTAAAGAATTTTTTTCTTAATTATCAGTAGTAATTACTCAAAATAATTGCATTAGGAGTCTAACTAAAAATAGGCTCCTTTATTTATTCTCACTATAATTGAACAGTTTATGATTAAAACCAGATCATTTTCTCTGTTCATGCTCAAAAAACTTAAAAAAAAGACACACTTAAAACTATATGCAAGAAATAGATTCATAATAGATATAGACTATCCAGAGACAAAGAGTAATGACCCTAAGACAAACCCTTGAATCTTCCAACGAAAAGAAGTTTACAGGTAGGATTGACATTATCGAAAATAACGGCAATGGAAAAACTTGGCGACTATATCTATGTCTTGGCAGAATTGTTTGGGCTGATGGGGGTTATCATCCCTATCGCTCATGGCAAAGATTAATTAATAAATATTGTCCTGACTTAGACAAAAATTTGATTGATCTACACACAGCAAAAGATTATGAATGTTGGAATTATCAAATTATTGTTAATTTATTACAACGTTTTTTAATCACTAAAGATCAAGCATTAGCCATAGTTAAAGATAGAATTATAGAAATATTATTTGATATTCTTTATGCTGAAAATAATCATCCTTTATTTTTTGATTTAATTATTACTGAAGATAGTTTTTCAGAAGAATCAGGATTAAAAACATCTCTCTATTTATTTCATTTTTACGAACTGTTAGAAGAAGCCGAACAATGGTGGCTATCTTGGCAAAAAGAAAAACTTATTCCTTGGTCTCCAAATCAAGCCCCCATTATCAAAAATCCTGTTATTTTAAAAGAAAATTTTAATACTCCTACCTACAACAAATTAGTTTCTATTTTTAATGGTAAATCAACCCTCAAGGAAGTAGCAGATAAGCTAAAACTAGATGTTCTCAAAGTAACTATCTGGCTCAAACCTTATTTTGCTCGGGGAATTATTGAGTTAATAAATGTCACGGATAACCCTCTCAAAGTAACTTTAATTGGGGTTAGTAATAACAAAAATTATAAAATTACTAAATCCAGCCAATCCACCCGACAAAAGTTGATTATTTGTGTGGATGATAGTATTCAAATTGCGGAAATTATGAAACATATTGTGACCAAATCGGGGTATCAATTTATGTCAATTCAAAATCCCCTCAAGGCTTTACCTGAAATTATCACCCATAAGCCTGATTTAATTTTTTTAGATTTGATGATGCCGATTATTAATGGTTATGAAATCTGTTCCCAAGTTCGTCGAGTATCACAATTAAAACATACTCCCATTGTGATTTTGACCAGTAATGATGGTATGGTGGATCGAGTCAGGAGTAAGTTGGTGGGGGCTTCAGGATTTTTAGGGAAGCCCGTCAATGAAGAAAAGGTATTGCAAAAAATAGAAGGTTTATTGTCCCATCATCATTAAATTTGTCGGGGTAAATCGGGATATACTTGTTGGACGGCAGGATGTACTAGACGATAATAATGAACGTTTAAACCTTGAGCTAGGGTAGGATCTTGTTTTAAGGCTCCGATACCTTGATTTGCCAGTTTCATGACATAGGGTAAAGTGTTATTGTTGAGGGCTTGGGTAGAGGTACGAGGTACTGCACCCGGTAAATTGGGAATACCGAGATGAACAACTCCCTCCTCCACATAGCTAGGTTGACTATGGGAGGTGGTATGCAGGGTTTCGATGCAGCCCCCTTGATCCACTGCCACATCAAAAATAACCGAACCGGGAGACATTTTTTTGACCAATGCTCTAGGTACGAGGATGGGTGCTTTTTTTCCCGTAATTAATACCGCACCAATCAATAAATCGGCATTAACTACACTTTTGGCAATGGTTTGGGAGGTGCTATAAAGTAACTCCACCCGTGAACCGAAAATGTTTTCTAAGTAGGCTAGGCGGTCGATATTCACGTCTAAAATGGTTACTTTAGCTCCCATACCTACGGCTATTTTTGCTGCCTCTGTGCCAACGATACCACCTCCGAGGATGACGACATTTCCTTGGGCAACCCCCGGCATACCTCCTAATAATATTCCTTTGCCCCCCTGTTGTTTTTCAAGGTATCGCGCCCCAATTTGCACTGATAAACGTCCAGCAATCACGCTCATGGGGGTGAGTAGGGGTAATCTACCATCGGGTAATTGTACCGTTTCATAGGCGATCGCCGTTACCCCACTTTTGATTAAAGATTCGGTTAAAGTGCGATCGGCTGCCAAATGAAGATAAGTAAATAAAATCTGTCCCTGCTGAATATATGGATACTCTTGGGGCAAAGGCTCCTTTACCTTGACCACTAATTCTTGATTCCAAGCCGTTTGTGCATCAGTGATAGTCGCCCCCGCCACTTCATAATCCTCATTGGTGAATCCCGAAGCCAACCCAGCATCATTTTCCACAAAAACTTGGTGATTTTGTTCCGATAACGCCCTTACACTCGCAGGGGTCAAACCCACACGAAATTCTTGATCCTTAATTTCTTTGGGGGTACCTATCTTCATTATATTGCTTTTATTTTCTAACTTTACCACCGAATTATTATATGATCAATTGACCATTCCCATGAAACCATCAACCAAAACTGTCCTAAAATTCCATGAACGAACCTCCCTACTAATTAATATTCAAGATTATTGAAAATTAGTAACTTAAATAATAATAAAACTGTCATAAATTTTTGATATAAACATAATAATAATCATCAAAATTATTTTAATTAAAAATTAATGGTACACTAACTGTAGTTTAATTCATAAGAAATAATGACTGATATTATTGACACTATACAAGATAGTATTAACGAGCTAATTGGTAGCGCCGTAAAAATTGTACCCGCCCTGATCAGTGCTTTAATAATCCTTGCCCTGACCAGATACGGAGCCGAATTTACCCAGAAAATAGCTCAAAAAGTAAGTGAAAAAACCATTAAAAGCACTTCCCTAGAGCTACTTTTTCTTAAAGCAACTTATATTCTCACTTGGATTGTCGGCATTGTCATCGCCTCCATAGTTGCTTTTCCCGGACTTCGTTTAGGGGATATTATTGCCACCCTCGGACTTGGTTCGGTTGCCATTGGGTTTGCATTTCAAGACATATTTAAAAATTTCTTGGCAGGGATTTTAATATTGTTAGAAGAACCTTTCGTAATTTATGACCAAATCCAAGTCAATGATTATGAAGGTACCGTAGAAAATATCAATATTCGCACCACAGAAATAAAAACCTATCAAGGAGAAAAAGTTTTAATTCCCAATTCCACCGTATTCACCAGTGCCATAAAAGTCAGAACTGCTTTTGCTTATAGACGTACTGACTTGATGGTAGGGGTAGATTACAATACCTCCTTACCTCAAGCAAAAGCTACTTTAGAGCGGATAATTACAACCATTGACGGAGTAGTTACCATTCCCCCCGCAGAAGTAGATTTAGTGGAATTTAACGATAGTTCCATCGACTTGGTAGTCAGATATTGGACTACCCCTCGACAGGCAGATGTTCGTCGCATTCAAACTCAAGCCATTACCGCTATCAAACAGGCATTTGACAATCAAGACATTGTCATCCCCTATCCCATTCGTACTGTTTATCATTTCAACCAAGAAAAATTTAATGACTACCTACCCCCTACCCCAGAAGTAGGTAATAATTAAAATTTATAAAAGGTTAGCCCTAATTCTCCTTAAACATCGGAAATTTCTACTTCTTTATCTAAAAACGCTTGATTTTCTCGGGATAGTTTTTCTAAAGATTGATTGTAATTTTCCGTAGAGAATTGGGGTAAAATCTCTTTGATAAAAGCCTCTGCGGCCTTAGAACGGTATCGGTTGGAATTGACTATCACTGAAAGAGTGCGCCTGATTTCTACCCCGTCGATGGGGGCGCGGTGTAATACTCCCATCTTCAACTCTTTTTCGATCGCCGTTACAGAGACAAAAGAAGCCCCTAACCCTGATAAAACAGCATTTTTAATGGCTTCGATGGAATTTAACTCCATTTCTACCTTCAAATCATTGGTATTAATACCACTTCTGGTTAACACCTGATCAATCACTTTACGAATAGTCGATTGAGAATCGAGGGTAATGTAGTTGAGGTGATATAAATCTTCCGCCGCAATGGTTTCCTGTTCGGCAAAAGGATGATTAGATGGAATAATTAAAGCCAATTCATCCTCCGCATAGGGGATAATTTCTAATACCTCTTGCAACTCCGAAGGTACTTCTCCACCAATGATTGCCAAATCCACCTGTCCATTAGCCACTGCCCAAGAGGTGCGCCTAGTGGAATGAACTTGCAACTGTACCGAAACGTAGGGATATTTTTGGTGAAATAAACCGATCATACGGGGTAGTAAATATGTTCCTGTGGTTTGGGAAGCCCCCACGATCAAAGTTCCCCCCTGTAAAT
The sequence above is a segment of the Cyanobacterium stanieri PCC 7202 genome. Coding sequences within it:
- a CDS encoding phosphate ABC transporter ATP-binding protein, PhoT family (PFAM: ABC transporter~TIGRFAM: phosphate ABC transporter, ATP-binding protein~COGs: COG1117 ABC-type phosphate transport system ATPase component~InterPro IPR003593:IPR003439:IPR017871~KEGG: ana:all4572 ATP-binding protein of phosphate ABC transporter~PFAM: ABC transporter related~SMART: AAA ATPase~SPTR: Phosphate import ATP-binding protein pstB 3), with the translated sequence MDNSPPIITVQNLSVFHEQNPLLVGINLEIEANKVTGVIGRSGCGKSMLLRCFNRLNDLIEGINVKGKVYFHNQNIYSNQIQPIQVRRNIGMVFQRPTPFPTSIYENIAMGLKVNGYGQNLDAMVEDALKRVGLWQEVKNNLRKNAMLLSGGQKQRLCIARAIALQPEVILLDEPCSALDPISTVEIENLIYDLKKDYTIIMSAHDLKQIARVCDEVIYLDVKEDTSGQRVGFLVEQNSVEKIFLSPDQVQTLNYTRGVVLQNDI
- a CDS encoding response regulator receiver protein (PFAM: Response regulator receiver domain~COGs: COG3706 Response regulator containing a CheY-like receiver domain and a GGDEF domain~InterPro IPR001789:IPR000669~KEGG: cyh:Cyan8802_4057 response regulator receiver protein~PFAM: response regulator receiver~SMART: response regulator receiver~SPTR: Response regulator receiver protein), translated to MTLRQTLESSNEKKFTGRIDIIENNGNGKTWRLYLCLGRIVWADGGYHPYRSWQRLINKYCPDLDKNLIDLHTAKDYECWNYQIIVNLLQRFLITKDQALAIVKDRIIEILFDILYAENNHPLFFDLIITEDSFSEESGLKTSLYLFHFYELLEEAEQWWLSWQKEKLIPWSPNQAPIIKNPVILKENFNTPTYNKLVSIFNGKSTLKEVADKLKLDVLKVTIWLKPYFARGIIELINVTDNPLKVTLIGVSNNKNYKITKSSQSTRQKLIICVDDSIQIAEIMKHIVTKSGYQFMSIQNPLKALPEIITHKPDLIFLDLMMPIINGYEICSQVRRVSQLKHTPIVILTSNDGMVDRVRSKLVGASGFLGKPVNEEKVLQKIEGLLSHHH
- a CDS encoding transcriptional regulator, LysR family (PFAM: Bacterial regulatory helix-turn-helix protein, lysR family; LysR substrate binding domain~COGs: COG0583 Transcriptional regulator~InterPro IPR000847:IPR005119~KEGG: cyh:Cyan8802_0482 transcriptional regulator, LysR family~PFAM: LysR substrate-binding; regulatory protein LysR~SPTR: Transcriptional regulator, LysR family), with amino-acid sequence MAEIPFSLDQLRILKAIADEGSFKRAADSLYVSQPAISLQIQNLEKQLTVPLFDRGGRKAQLTEAGNLLLAYGEKIITLCQETCRAIEDLQNLQGGTLIVGASQTTGTYLLPRMIGLFHQKYPYVSVQLQVHSTRRTSWAVANGQVDLAIIGGEVPSELQEVLEIIPYAEDELALIIPSNHPFAEQETIAAEDLYHLNYITLDSQSTIRKVIDQVLTRSGINTNDLKVEMELNSIEAIKNAVLSGLGASFVSVTAIEKELKMGVLHRAPIDGVEIRRTLSVIVNSNRYRSKAAEAFIKEILPQFSTENYNQSLEKLSRENQAFLDKEVEISDV
- a CDS encoding L-alanine dehydrogenase (PFAM: Alanine dehydrogenase/PNT, C-terminal domain; Alanine dehydrogenase/PNT, N-terminal domain~TIGRFAM: alanine dehydrogenase~COGs: COG0686 Alanine dehydrogenase~InterPro IPR008141:IPR008143:IPR007886:IPR007698~KEGG: cyc:PCC7424_4283 alanine dehydrogenase~PFAM: alanine dehydrogenase/PNT domain protein~PRIAM: Alanine dehydrogenase~SPTR: Alanine dehydrogenase;~TIGRFAM: alanine dehydrogenase) gives rise to the protein MKIGTPKEIKDQEFRVGLTPASVRALSEQNHQVFVENDAGLASGFTNEDYEVAGATITDAQTAWNQELVVKVKEPLPQEYPYIQQGQILFTYLHLAADRTLTESLIKSGVTAIAYETVQLPDGRLPLLTPMSVIAGRLSVQIGARYLEKQQGGKGILLGGMPGVAQGNVVILGGGIVGTEAAKIAVGMGAKVTILDVNIDRLAYLENIFGSRVELLYSTSQTIAKSVVNADLLIGAVLITGKKAPILVPRALVKKMSPGSVIFDVAVDQGGCIETLHTTSHSQPSYVEEGVVHLGIPNLPGAVPRTSTQALNNNTLPYVMKLANQGIGALKQDPTLAQGLNVHYYRLVHPAVQQVYPDLPRQI
- a CDS encoding hypothetical protein (KEGG: cyn:Cyan7425_2961 methyl-accepting chemotaxis sensory transducer~SPTR: Methyl-accepting chemotaxis sensory transducer), translating into MPTRLKIAEKKNTLADLSLDNYRVNIDVSTTLVENHLLANPTLSGFFVVEDRQIIGVVSRQKFFEIMSKEYARDIYTKRPIKLFVKNNNYQSLKIDVYTEINDAVQKALARPPKYIYSPIVVTEDDQEIGMLELSSLILAQAQMFSTINEKLISQERDLRRYARKIEKEKEKVKEYSEQLEEQQINLQTSNKLLKTQTERLEEQKEELSKQSREIHLLNKSFADLGSLLSRKGKNTFNSLAKSIDSIIHFTGEVNQVCDSFREKFKGIDRSTFLIERISKKVDNLSQQVSIVSANLPSDNSRSSSFKVIADEIASLGTQISEANTTINSMAQQLKPEIKFLLKISEKNKTVVKNLERDAQGTQSALNDLTKLIGQGKND
- a CDS encoding MscS Mechanosensitive ion channel (PFAM: Mechanosensitive ion channel~COGs: COG0668 Small-conductance mechanosensitive channel~InterPro IPR006686:IPR006685~KEGG: cyt:cce_1483 hypothetical protein~PFAM: MscS Mechanosensitive ion channel~SPTR: Putative uncharacterized protein) — encoded protein: MTDIIDTIQDSINELIGSAVKIVPALISALIILALTRYGAEFTQKIAQKVSEKTIKSTSLELLFLKATYILTWIVGIVIASIVAFPGLRLGDIIATLGLGSVAIGFAFQDIFKNFLAGILILLEEPFVIYDQIQVNDYEGTVENINIRTTEIKTYQGEKVLIPNSTVFTSAIKVRTAFAYRRTDLMVGVDYNTSLPQAKATLERIITTIDGVVTIPPAEVDLVEFNDSSIDLVVRYWTTPRQADVRRIQTQAITAIKQAFDNQDIVIPYPIRTVYHFNQEKFNDYLPPTPEVGNN
- a CDS encoding phosphate ABC transporter, inner membrane subunit PstC (PFAM: Binding-protein-dependent transport system inner membrane component~TIGRFAM: phosphate ABC transporter, permease protein PstC; phosphate ABC transporter, permease protein PstA~COGs: COG0573 ABC-type phosphate transport system permease component~InterPro IPR011864:IPR005672:IPR000515~KEGG: syf:Synpcc7942_2443 phosphate ABC transporter permease~PFAM: binding-protein-dependent transport systems inner membrane component~SPTR: ABC-type phosphate transport system permease protein;~TIGRFAM: phosphate ABC transporter, inner membrane subunit PstC; phosphate ABC transporter, inner membrane subunit PstA), producing MIKKISYFSGFIGANFGSLLLEFLITILGFVPIFITLGISLIFVNQTWQFFGEVSVVDFLTSTEWTPNFTNPQFGIIVLLSGTFLITLIALLVAIPLGLLAAIYLSEYAPKNVKRFFKIALESLGGIPGVVYGYFALLFLTPLLRSSIFPSMGGFNALSAGICVGILIIPIISSLTEDALTAISDDLRNSAYALGMTKLEMIYKVLLPLAYPAILSSFTLATSVALGETMIVAIASGQRPNLTLNPLEPIETITSFIIKISLGSVQFDSLLFKTIFTLGFILFVVTFTLNSISYWLQNKAEKQLFSFTKSVSKIAQKESIQSFLTSENTTLTYSSKNETKSPLFNLDLKKPIAKNRLWCDRTFTILAFLGASFGVIFITILLWNLSQTGLEKINWSFLTSFASRRAQDSGILSALVGSLWLFVLTLIMVIPLGVGSAIYLEEYRKNKRIDSILEISIANLAAIPSILYGLLGLEIFVRWMSPITGGTTILSGAMVLTVMSLPTLIIASRSAIKTSSKRLRHGGYALGMTKQEVLQKLILPSALPGILTGVLLSQARALAETAALIGVGVAASVRFLPPLSWEGLQSRYTTLPVQIFNWLQNPNQEVQQLAAAATIVLVVILIILNLFSVLIREYFSNLQRN